The Sphingosinicella flava genome includes the window TCGGCAGCGAGCTGCGGATGTGCGAGCGTATCCTCCGTTTCTGCAAGCGCCTCGGTTTTACCGCCCGCATTGCCGTAGCCGGGACCACTGGCGCCGCGCATGCGCTCGCCCGCTACAGCGGCAAGCCGATCGCGCTTTGCGCCTCAGGGCAGGAGGCGCAGGCGATAGCCGCCTTGCCCATCGCGGCGCTGCGCATCGATGAACGAGCGCTCGCCACCGCACGGCGTATGGGGATCGAGACGATCGGCGAACTCGTCGCCATGCCGCGTGGGCCACTCGCCCGGCGTTTCGGCCAATCCCTGCTGACCCGGCTTGATCAGGCACTCGGGCGGGCGAGCGAGCCAATCGACCCGATCCTTCCTGAAGAGCCTCCGGAAGCCCTGCTCCGCCTGCTGGAGCCGATTTCCACGCCGGAAGTCATTGATCAGGTATTACGCGATCTCCTTGCCATGCTCGTGGCGAGCCTGGAGGAGAAAGGCCTCGCCGCCCGGACCTTGGCCCTCTTGTGCACCCGCGTCGATGGCGGGGAGCAAAGGATCGCCATCGGCACCGCACGGCCATCCCGCGACGCCGCTCATCTCCATCGCCTTCTCGCCATGAAGATCGAACAGATTGAGCCGGGCTTTGGCATCGAGGCGATGCGGCTTGTCGCCGAGCGTTGCGAGCAGCTGGAGCCGCAGCCGGTAGCGCATGACCTCAGTGGCGGCGAGGCTTCTCCCGATCTCAGCCATTTGATCGACCGTCTTACCACGCGGTTAGGTTCTCGGGCGCTGTTCCGGTCGAGCTTTGTCGAAAGCGACGTGCCGGAACGCAGCGTGCGGAGGATCGCCCCGCTGGAAGAAGGCCGGGATTGGCCGCGCAACTGGCCCCGCCCCGTGCGCCTGCTCTCGCCACCGGAGCGGATCGACAAGGTGTTGGCCGAGCTTCCCGACCAGCCGCCCGTCCGTTTCTCCTGGCGCGGCAGGATGCACGTCGTGCGCAAGGCCGATGGTCCGGAGCGCATCCATGGCGAATGGTGGAAGCGCCGTGGCGAGGCCGAGGCCGTTCGGGATTATTTTCAGATCGAGGACGAAGACGGCGCACGCTTTTGGCTGTTCCGCCGGGGCGATGGTGTTGATCCGCGTACCGGCGACCATAGCTGGTGGCTACACGGGGCATTCGGATGACCTATGTCGAGCTTCAGGCGACCACGCATTTCAGCTTCCTGCGCGGCGTATCGAGCCCGGAGGAGCTGTTCTCGGCCGCCGCGCTTCTCGGCTATCGGGCATTGGGTGTCACCGATCGCAACAGCGTCGGCGGGCTGGTTCGCGCCCTTGTTGCGGCGGATAAGACCGTCGTTCGCCTCGTCGCTGGTTGCCGCCTCGATCTGGTGGACGGCCCTTCGCTGCTGGTTTGGCCCGAAGACCGCGCCGCTTGGTCCAGGCTGACGCGCCTCCTGACGACGGGCAAAAAGCGCGCCGATCCGAAAGAGGGTGAGAAAGGACAATGCTTCCTCCATTGGGAGGATGTCGCCGCCTGGTCGGACGGCCTGATCGCCGCACTGCTGCCGGACGAGGCTGACGGTTCGACCGAAGCGGCCCTTGCCATCATGACCGATATCTTCGGCGACCGCGCCCATTGT containing:
- a CDS encoding Y-family DNA polymerase produces the protein MTIERSGQRMVLTAVCPQARALGLHVGMALTQAQALVAGLQTQPADPEADAAFLARLGVFAAQRWTPRAAISDPSGLWLDLTGVSHLFGSELRMCERILRFCKRLGFTARIAVAGTTGAAHALARYSGKPIALCASGQEAQAIAALPIAALRIDERALATARRMGIETIGELVAMPRGPLARRFGQSLLTRLDQALGRASEPIDPILPEEPPEALLRLLEPISTPEVIDQVLRDLLAMLVASLEEKGLAARTLALLCTRVDGGEQRIAIGTARPSRDAAHLHRLLAMKIEQIEPGFGIEAMRLVAERCEQLEPQPVAHDLSGGEASPDLSHLIDRLTTRLGSRALFRSSFVESDVPERSVRRIAPLEEGRDWPRNWPRPVRLLSPPERIDKVLAELPDQPPVRFSWRGRMHVVRKADGPERIHGEWWKRRGEAEAVRDYFQIEDEDGARFWLFRRGDGVDPRTGDHSWWLHGAFG